One genomic window of Solea solea chromosome 12, fSolSol10.1, whole genome shotgun sequence includes the following:
- the LOC131469876 gene encoding interleukin-17 receptor A, producing the protein MIHMLFLWLCLSAGLKVSSSLWILHQDLNCTQSGLTHCTIKNCSDERVAVHRAPVGPEWGPEIVTVEFDKHRFVPVFRVTWKLMSDAGILSLSGSEITILDESANQSICVQFSYKIHQQLNPNHERWTFSLDVVVQPKHTYMVSVINLPQPQHEDYRISKTITLPGCDDRRIQTALVCLENGSLWVPHEAAATSVDSENKKLLVTIGFKTAQYSERYQVSIQSQDLHFSKNISKENGTSLNVTFEIDLWQITHCDTLLLSIQPFFIRCKNGCECHKRTISCPYPPRNSITKSVVGLLVVGCLFYLLWRASHKDSGNTSSSAAKEQPVGFQVQMRKRVLIIYSRDHPLYKNIVLKLCSFLATKCGTEVVLDLLDSARLGVLGRIQWLDWHREQIESSSDKILILCSPGVQAKWRAMCGDKRVFLREEVHSPVGDMLTLALSLLVPHFIRSASYEKYIVAYFDGVCSEEDVPSPFNMTVRYKLMKQFEELFFRILDTEKHEPGRVNHIEGLSQDDYHQCPTGRALQDSIEAFQAYQLEHPQWFEEELLETSELVDEETCV; encoded by the exons ATGATCCACATGCTGtttttgtggttgtgtttaAGTGCTGGACTCAAAgtgtcttcttctctttggaTTCTGCACCAAGATCTGAACTGCACTCAGTCT GGTCTTACCCACTGCACAATCA AGAACTGCTCAGATGAACGAGTGGCCGTACACCGTGCTCCTGTTGGCCCAGAGTGGGGTCCTGAGATTGTGACGGTTGAGTTTGACAAACATCGGTTTGTCCCTGTTTTCAGAGTGACATGGAAACTAATGTCAGATg CAGGTATCCTCTCCCTTAGTGGATCAGAGATAACTATTCTGGATGAAAGTGCAAATCAGAGTATATGTGTGCAGTTTTCTTACAAAATCCACCAGCAGCTGAATCCAAACCATGAGAGG TGGACCTTTTCACTGGATGTCGTTGTTCAGCCAAAGCATACATATATGGTGTCAGTTATCAATTTGCCACAACCTCAGCATGAAGACTACAGGATCAGTAAAACAATCACCCTCCCAG GTTGTGATGATAGAAGAATCCAAACAGCCCTAGTGTGTCTTGAAAATg ggaGTCTATGGGTGCCTCATGAGGCCGCTGCCACGTCTGTTGATAGCGAAAATAAAAAGTTGTTAGTTACTATTGGTTTTAAAACAGCACAATATTCAGAGAGATACCAAGTCTCCATCCAGAGCCaagatttacatttttcaaagaaCATCTCAAAG GAGAATGGCACTTCACTAAATGTGACGTTTGAGATCGATTTGTGGCAgatcacacactgtgacacactgtTGTTATCT ATTCAGCCGTTTTTTATACGATGCAAAAATGGCTGCGAGTGCCACAAGAGAACGATCAGTTGCCCTT atCCACCGCGGAATTCAATCACAAAGTCAGTTGTAGGGCTGCTTGTTGTTggttgtcttttttatttactgtggaGAGCATCTCATAAAG attctggcaacacatcatcatcagctgctaAAGAGCAACCAGTGGGTTTTCAAGTGCAAATGAGAAAACGAGTCCTCATCATCTACTCCCGTGACCACCCATTATACAAAAACATTGTTCTCAAACTCTGTAGTTTCCTGGCTACAAAATGTGGTACAGAGGTGGTCCTGGATCTGCTGGACTCTGCCAGGCTGGGAGTGTTGGGCAGAATCCAGTGGTTGGACTGGCACAGAGAACAAATAGAAAGCTCCTCAGATAAAATACTAATTCTGTGCTCACCAGGAGTACAGGCCAAATGGAGAGCCATGTGTGGTGACAAACGTGTTTTTCTGAGAGAGGAAGTCCACTCACCTGTGGGCGACATGCTCACTCTAGCCCTTTCCCTTTTGGTCCCCCATTTCATCCGATCTGCATCCTATGAAAAATACATAGTGGCGTATTTTGATGGCGTCTGCTCAGAAGAGGACGTTCCTTCACCATTCAACATGACAGTTCGGTACAAGTTGATGAAACAGTTTGAGGAGCTCTTTTTCAGGATCCtggacacagagaaacatgaaCCAGGCAGAGTGAATCACATTGAAGGTCTGTCACAAGACGATTATCACCAGTGTCCCACAGGTAGAGCTCTGCAGGATTCTATAGAAGCTTTCCAAGCATATCAGCTGGAGCATCCTCAGTGGTTTGAAGAGGAACTATTGGAGACCTCAGAGCTTGTAGATGAAGAAACCTGCGTATGA